In one Streptomyces sp. NBC_01288 genomic region, the following are encoded:
- a CDS encoding trans-aconitate 2-methyltransferase — MTTWDPAQYLRHAGHRARPFADLLARVTDLPGAAPRIADLGCGPGNVTTVLADRWPTAHITGYDNSPEMLARTEPYAGPTSGGGRLDFAHADATEWVPTQTYDLIVSNAALQWVPGHLDRFGDWVSAIAPGGTLAFQVPDNIDAPLHALMRELAGSARWKGRLGEVLRREDSVHAPGVYLDHLARLGCVPDVWQTTYQHILPGDDPVLDWVKGTGLRPVLTALADDPEARDAFVTEYRDLLREAYPTADYGTVLPFRRLFAVARKEA, encoded by the coding sequence ATGACGACTTGGGACCCCGCTCAGTACCTGCGCCACGCCGGCCACCGCGCCCGCCCGTTCGCCGACCTCCTCGCCCGCGTCACCGACCTCCCCGGTGCCGCGCCCCGGATCGCCGACCTCGGCTGCGGCCCCGGCAACGTGACCACCGTCCTCGCCGACCGCTGGCCCACCGCGCACATCACCGGCTACGACAACTCACCCGAGATGCTCGCCAGGACCGAGCCCTACGCCGGTCCCACCTCCGGCGGCGGCCGGCTCGACTTCGCCCACGCGGACGCGACGGAGTGGGTGCCGACCCAGACGTACGACCTCATCGTGTCGAACGCGGCGCTCCAGTGGGTGCCGGGTCACCTGGACCGGTTCGGCGACTGGGTCTCCGCGATCGCCCCCGGCGGCACCCTCGCCTTCCAGGTGCCGGACAACATCGACGCACCCCTGCACGCCCTGATGCGCGAACTGGCGGGCAGCGCCCGCTGGAAGGGGCGGCTGGGCGAGGTCCTGCGCCGCGAGGACTCGGTCCACGCGCCCGGTGTCTACCTGGACCACCTGGCCCGCCTGGGCTGCGTGCCGGACGTCTGGCAGACGACGTACCAGCACATCCTCCCCGGCGACGACCCCGTCCTCGACTGGGTCAAGGGCACCGGCCTGCGCCCGGTCCTGACCGCCCTGGCCGACGACCCGGAGGCGCGGGACGCCTTCGTGACGGAGTACCGCGACCTCCTCCGCGAGGCGTACCCGACGGCGGACTACGGCACGGTCCTCCCGTTCCGCCGCCTGTTCGCGGTGGCCCGCAAGGAGGCGTGA
- a CDS encoding VOC family protein: MLTAVDHVQLAAPPGSEDALRRYYVDVLGMTEIPKPPVLAARGGCWFGAGAVQLHLGIEADFRPARKAHPGLRVTGIEAYAARLKSLGASVTWDEDLPGYRRFYSEDPVGNRLEFLESDV; the protein is encoded by the coding sequence GTGCTCACGGCCGTGGATCATGTGCAGCTGGCGGCCCCGCCGGGCTCGGAGGACGCGCTGCGGAGGTATTACGTCGACGTCCTCGGGATGACCGAGATCCCCAAGCCGCCGGTGCTGGCGGCGCGGGGTGGGTGCTGGTTCGGGGCGGGGGCGGTCCAGCTGCACCTGGGGATCGAGGCTGACTTCCGCCCGGCGCGGAAAGCCCACCCCGGGCTCCGCGTGACCGGCATCGAGGCGTACGCGGCTCGGCTGAAGTCCCTTGGGGCGTCCGTCACTTGGGACGAGGATCTGCCGGGGTACCGGCGTTTCTACTCGGAGGATCCGGTGGGGAACCGGCTGGAGTTCCTGGAGTCGGACGTCTGA
- a CDS encoding CsbD family protein: MAKDEKAKAKKEQAKGKVKETVGRAVGNETMKAKGQAEKSKGDARQAKEKAKDAFKR, translated from the coding sequence GTGGCGAAGGACGAGAAGGCCAAGGCCAAGAAGGAACAGGCCAAGGGCAAGGTCAAGGAGACCGTGGGCCGGGCCGTGGGGAACGAGACGATGAAGGCCAAGGGGCAGGCCGAGAAGTCCAAGGGTGACGCTCGGCAGGCCAAGGAGAAGGCCAAGGACGCCTTCAAGCGCTGA
- a CDS encoding TetR/AcrR family transcriptional regulator: MIDAVATDPSSTPSNEKPRRARRTRMTGAERRAQLLEVGRTLFATKGFEATSVEEIAAKAGVSKPVVYEHFGGKEGLYAVVVDREMRRLLDMVTSSLTAGHPRELCEQAAFALLDYIEEYTDGFRILVRDSPIPQSTGSFASLISDIATQVEDILGREFKSRGFDAKLAPLYAQALVGMVALTGQWWLDVRRPKKAEVAAHLVNLAWHGLDGLESKPHLIGRRKS, from the coding sequence ATGATTGACGCCGTGGCGACCGATCCCAGCAGCACCCCGAGCAACGAGAAGCCCCGACGCGCGCGCCGCACCCGGATGACGGGAGCCGAGCGCCGGGCCCAGCTGCTGGAAGTCGGCCGCACGCTCTTCGCGACGAAGGGCTTCGAGGCGACGTCGGTGGAGGAGATCGCGGCGAAGGCCGGGGTCTCCAAGCCGGTGGTCTACGAGCACTTCGGCGGCAAGGAGGGCCTGTACGCGGTGGTCGTGGACCGCGAGATGCGCCGCCTCCTCGACATGGTGACCAGCTCGCTGACGGCCGGCCACCCCCGCGAACTCTGCGAACAGGCGGCCTTCGCCCTCCTCGACTACATCGAGGAGTACACGGACGGCTTCCGCATCCTGGTCCGCGACTCCCCCATCCCCCAGTCCACCGGCTCCTTCGCGTCCCTGATCTCGGACATCGCGACGCAGGTCGAGGACATCCTGGGCCGCGAGTTCAAGAGCCGGGGCTTCGACGCCAAGCTCGCCCCCCTCTACGCCCAGGCCCTCGTCGGCATGGTCGCCCTGACCGGCCAGTGGTGGCTGGACGTCCGCCGCCCGAAGAAGGCGGAGGTCGCCGCCCATCTGGTGAACCTGGCCTGGCACGGGCTGGACGGGCTGGAGTCGAAGCCACATTTGATAGGGCGCCGAAAAAGCTGA
- a CDS encoding acyl-CoA desaturase — MTTSSDVIDDAPRANDDGTPLLAATRGGEKKGSLEQLTLLLFITVPFLALLAAVPLAWSWGGVSWLDLGLLVFFYYLGCHGVTIGYHRYFTHGSFKAKRPLRIAIAIAGSMAVEGPLVRWVADHRKHHKFSDADGDPHSPWRYGETVPALIKGLWWAHIAWMFDEERTPQEKYAPDLIKDRTIRAISRQFIFWTMLSLALPPLIGGLATMSWWGAFTGFFWGSLVRVALLHHVTWSINSICHAVGKRPFKSRDRSGNVWWLAILSCGESWHNLHHADPTSARHGVMRGQLDSSARIIRWCEQLGWAYDVRWPSRSRIDSRRISGTDGSQPRKESAEAA, encoded by the coding sequence ATGACCACGAGCTCCGATGTGATCGACGACGCCCCGCGGGCGAACGACGACGGCACTCCGCTTCTCGCCGCCACGCGGGGCGGCGAGAAGAAGGGGTCGTTGGAACAACTCACTCTTCTCCTCTTCATCACCGTCCCGTTCCTGGCCCTGCTCGCCGCGGTGCCGCTGGCGTGGAGCTGGGGCGGGGTGAGCTGGCTGGACCTCGGCCTGCTGGTGTTCTTCTACTACCTGGGCTGCCACGGCGTGACGATCGGCTACCACCGGTACTTCACGCACGGCTCCTTCAAGGCGAAGCGCCCGCTGCGGATCGCGATCGCGATCGCCGGGTCGATGGCGGTCGAGGGGCCGCTGGTGCGCTGGGTGGCCGACCACCGCAAGCACCACAAGTTCTCCGACGCGGACGGCGACCCGCATTCGCCGTGGCGCTACGGCGAGACGGTGCCGGCGCTGATCAAGGGCCTGTGGTGGGCGCACATCGCGTGGATGTTCGACGAGGAGCGCACGCCGCAGGAGAAGTACGCCCCGGACCTGATCAAGGACAGGACGATCCGGGCGATCTCCCGCCAGTTCATCTTCTGGACGATGCTGTCGCTCGCGCTGCCGCCGCTGATCGGCGGACTGGCCACGATGTCCTGGTGGGGCGCGTTCACCGGCTTCTTCTGGGGCTCGCTCGTGCGGGTCGCGCTGCTGCACCACGTCACCTGGTCGATCAACTCGATCTGCCACGCGGTCGGCAAGCGCCCCTTCAAGTCACGTGACCGCTCGGGCAACGTGTGGTGGCTGGCGATCCTGTCCTGCGGCGAGTCCTGGCACAACCTGCACCACGCCGACCCGACGTCCGCGCGGCACGGTGTGATGCGCGGCCAGCTGGACTCCTCGGCGCGGATCATCCGCTGGTGCGAGCAGCTCGGCTGGGCCTATGACGTGCGCTGGCCGTCACGCTCGCGTATCGATTCGCGCCGTATCTCCGGTACGGACGGCTCTCAGCCCCGGAAGGAGTCGGCGGAGGCGGCATGA